A genomic stretch from Verrucomicrobiales bacterium includes:
- a CDS encoding PmoA family protein → MHTCRRAPRISALLRRILCSVTAASMTAGAADFLDPNADRNALPTVPPGFDVSIFAREPLVRQPCSMAFDAKGRLCVGMGPQYRNPKPDTPGDSVVLVLDDNGDGAADRTQVFATGFNAIQGLAWRGRDLWVANAPDLTVVRDLDGDDQADEYVRIYTDLGNLEHGLHGLNWAPDGKLYMSKGNSKGLTEPGRIAPKPFRDLWGVSAPAGSPDFPQPSSFKTGDYRKAYHDPADDWGREGGVLRCDDGGANLEIVARGFRNPWDIAFDTGFNWLGTDNDQTTGDRVFMPFFGANFGWNHPWSAHWGTESHEPSAPVSGPLFEGSGTGVVFGDSPQFPASHRGVFFINDWLRKTTFVWRPRWDGALLRPMGEWEPFLQGGNALFRPTDLEVGPDGALWILGWSAGYGAEYQGDQMTSEGRVFRVASKRIPPARWQAPKRNQALARWTVGDLVEDFDGPLPVWRSNAQDELVRRGVSVKADLISTLQTRALSQARETWTAWTLGRLTPQDRTIDAWFAARAEDPAASLNLRLQSLHILAQRVRQLGAETQLPAALMGALHSPEPRLRFEAVQAIGQARQRSSAPALLDLLAVETDATTFYAGWQTLRGLQDKTELRPLLSDPRDGVRKAALLALLEDHALQEAEVKRIATDPVAAIREVATLWLRKASGGGEPVVVRGRPLNAAPPEPAPAAPRIGVARHIKARSGARYTLSPAGLRAGAKPYTDRNYDLKQVPAPLAGLDFIQTANNDDGSHAEEWLSFEALVPVRVHVAFDTRASTVPKWLRDRFQPTERQIRADHWTFQVHTREFPAGPIVLGGNTDDGKAGGKGNYIVALEPMPLPPPSVASAIDPVLALLPQGDAERGKWLFHANGGAGCFQCHRLREHGNGFGPDLATVGDRSTSRHIVQSILEPSAFITEGFQLQTVETAEGDYSGILLEESGLSLTLGLATGQRQGILKSKIRQRQTAATSAMPGYDRVLAPGYVADLTAYLLAQKAGGNGDGFRFSELPDRLVITHTHRPVAEFVFRDAKILRPYFRNVHAPNGIQATRNHPPIAGADATDHDTMHPGLWLAFGDINGTDFWRNKGRIEHVRFVEPPAVRDGRLVFATECRLLTTSGETVCSLTNHLSLESQTNAWLLRWDATFASQERDFTFGDQEEMGFAARVSTPLTESKGGLITSSVGLKSAKATWGQTADWCDYSGTVDGQRVGITLFAHPQSFRASWWHNRDYGVFVANPFGRAAMKQGVASAVTVKRGQPFRLRFAAAIHAGEGYDPAVTYRRL, encoded by the coding sequence ATGCACACTTGTCGCCGCGCTCCGAGAATTAGCGCCTTGCTTCGGCGCATTCTCTGTTCCGTCACGGCCGCGTCCATGACCGCCGGGGCCGCGGACTTCCTAGATCCCAATGCGGATCGAAACGCCCTACCCACGGTACCCCCTGGATTCGACGTTTCCATCTTCGCCCGCGAACCGCTCGTGCGCCAGCCTTGCTCGATGGCTTTCGATGCTAAGGGACGCCTCTGCGTCGGCATGGGGCCGCAGTATCGGAACCCCAAGCCGGACACACCGGGCGACAGTGTCGTGCTCGTTCTCGACGACAACGGCGATGGCGCTGCCGATCGCACCCAGGTCTTCGCCACCGGTTTCAACGCCATTCAGGGCCTCGCTTGGCGCGGACGAGATTTGTGGGTGGCCAACGCGCCGGACCTCACCGTCGTGCGCGATCTCGATGGCGACGATCAGGCCGATGAATATGTCCGCATCTACACCGATCTCGGAAATCTGGAGCATGGATTGCACGGCCTCAACTGGGCACCCGATGGCAAACTCTACATGAGTAAGGGTAACTCGAAGGGGTTGACCGAACCGGGCCGCATTGCGCCCAAACCATTCCGAGATTTGTGGGGTGTCAGCGCTCCCGCCGGCTCACCGGACTTCCCTCAACCGAGCAGTTTCAAAACGGGCGACTACCGGAAGGCCTATCATGATCCGGCGGACGATTGGGGCCGCGAAGGTGGAGTACTGCGCTGCGACGACGGCGGCGCGAATCTCGAGATCGTCGCGCGCGGTTTCCGCAACCCGTGGGACATCGCCTTCGACACCGGTTTCAACTGGCTTGGCACCGACAACGACCAAACCACCGGAGATCGGGTCTTCATGCCGTTCTTCGGAGCCAACTTCGGTTGGAATCATCCCTGGAGCGCGCATTGGGGGACCGAGTCACATGAGCCGTCCGCCCCAGTGAGCGGGCCCCTGTTCGAAGGATCCGGCACCGGGGTTGTGTTCGGCGACTCGCCGCAGTTTCCAGCCTCGCATCGCGGCGTGTTTTTTATCAACGACTGGTTGCGCAAGACCACCTTCGTGTGGCGTCCACGCTGGGACGGCGCGTTGCTTCGACCGATGGGCGAATGGGAGCCTTTCCTTCAAGGAGGGAACGCTCTTTTTCGGCCCACGGACCTCGAAGTCGGTCCCGACGGCGCGCTGTGGATTCTCGGCTGGAGCGCCGGCTACGGGGCGGAGTATCAGGGCGACCAGATGACCAGCGAAGGACGCGTGTTCCGCGTGGCGTCGAAGCGGATCCCGCCCGCACGCTGGCAGGCACCCAAACGCAACCAAGCCCTCGCGCGTTGGACGGTGGGCGATCTGGTGGAGGACTTCGACGGTCCGTTGCCCGTGTGGCGTAGCAACGCCCAGGACGAATTGGTCCGTCGAGGCGTCAGCGTGAAAGCCGATTTGATCTCAACCCTGCAAACCCGCGCGCTCAGCCAGGCCCGCGAAACCTGGACGGCGTGGACGTTGGGCCGGTTAACCCCACAGGACCGAACGATCGATGCCTGGTTCGCAGCCCGGGCCGAAGACCCCGCCGCCTCACTCAATCTCCGCCTGCAGTCCTTGCACATTCTCGCGCAGCGCGTTCGCCAACTCGGCGCGGAAACGCAGTTGCCGGCCGCCCTGATGGGAGCCCTGCACAGCCCGGAACCGCGACTTCGCTTCGAGGCCGTGCAGGCGATTGGCCAGGCACGGCAACGATCCTCCGCACCCGCGCTTCTGGACTTACTCGCGGTCGAGACCGACGCGACCACATTTTACGCGGGGTGGCAGACTTTGCGCGGACTACAGGACAAGACGGAGCTCAGGCCACTCCTGAGCGACCCACGTGACGGGGTGCGAAAGGCGGCCCTGCTCGCGCTGCTGGAAGATCACGCGCTTCAAGAAGCGGAGGTCAAACGAATCGCTACCGACCCCGTGGCGGCGATCCGAGAGGTGGCAACGCTCTGGCTGCGCAAAGCATCCGGCGGTGGTGAGCCAGTCGTCGTGCGAGGCCGGCCGCTGAACGCCGCCCCACCGGAACCAGCGCCGGCCGCGCCTCGAATCGGCGTGGCGCGACACATTAAAGCACGCTCCGGCGCGCGTTACACGCTGTCGCCCGCCGGGTTGCGCGCCGGCGCAAAACCCTACACCGATCGGAACTATGACCTGAAGCAAGTTCCGGCCCCGCTCGCAGGTCTGGACTTCATCCAGACCGCCAACAACGATGACGGGTCGCACGCTGAGGAATGGCTCAGTTTCGAAGCCCTGGTGCCGGTGCGTGTCCACGTGGCATTCGACACACGGGCGTCCACCGTACCGAAGTGGCTGCGCGACCGTTTTCAGCCCACGGAGCGGCAGATCCGCGCCGACCACTGGACTTTTCAAGTCCATACGCGCGAGTTCCCGGCCGGTCCGATCGTTCTGGGCGGCAACACCGACGACGGCAAAGCGGGTGGAAAAGGCAACTACATCGTGGCGCTCGAACCAATGCCCCTACCCCCGCCGTCCGTAGCTTCGGCCATCGATCCCGTACTTGCGCTCCTACCTCAGGGCGATGCCGAGCGCGGCAAGTGGCTCTTTCACGCGAACGGCGGAGCGGGTTGCTTCCAGTGTCATCGCCTGCGCGAACACGGCAACGGTTTCGGACCCGACCTCGCCACGGTGGGCGATCGCAGCACCTCCCGTCACATCGTGCAGTCCATACTCGAGCCCAGTGCCTTCATTACGGAGGGTTTCCAGTTGCAGACGGTTGAAACAGCTGAGGGTGATTACTCCGGTATTCTGCTCGAGGAGAGCGGACTCAGCCTCACGCTCGGACTGGCCACCGGACAACGCCAAGGGATTCTCAAATCGAAGATCAGGCAGCGACAGACCGCCGCAACGTCGGCGATGCCCGGCTACGACCGGGTGCTGGCACCTGGATATGTCGCGGACCTAACGGCCTATCTGTTGGCGCAGAAGGCCGGCGGTAACGGCGATGGATTCCGTTTCAGCGAGCTTCCCGATCGCCTCGTCATTACCCACACCCACCGCCCCGTGGCGGAGTTTGTTTTCCGTGACGCCAAGATCCTTCGGCCCTACTTCCGGAATGTCCATGCTCCGAATGGAATTCAAGCAACGCGGAATCATCCGCCCATCGCGGGCGCCGATGCGACGGACCACGACACCATGCATCCCGGACTTTGGCTCGCCTTCGGCGATATCAATGGCACGGACTTCTGGCGCAACAAGGGTCGAATCGAACATGTTCGCTTCGTCGAGCCCCCGGCCGTCCGGGATGGACGGCTGGTCTTTGCCACGGAGTGCCGCCTGCTAACCACCAGCGGCGAAACGGTCTGCTCCTTGACCAATCATCTCAGCCTGGAGTCACAAACCAATGCTTGGCTCCTCAGATGGGATGCCACCTTCGCATCCCAAGAGCGCGACTTCACGTTTGGCGATCAAGAGGAGATGGGATTCGCGGCCCGCGTTTCCACTCCTCTGACCGAAAGCAAGGGAGGACTGATCACCAGTAGCGTGGGGCTGAAATCAGCCAAAGCCACTTGGGGTCAAACGGCAGACTGGTGCGATTACTCCGGAACGGTGGATGGCCAGCGCGTAGGCATCACCCTCTTTGCTCATCCACAGAGTTTCCGGGCGAGCTGGTGGCACAATCGAGACTACGGCGTGTTCGTGGCCAATCCTTTCGGCCGTGCGGCCATGAAGCAAGGCGTCGCGAGCGCCGTGACGGTGAAGCGTGGCCAACCCTTCCGACTCCGCTTCGCGGCGGCGATCCACGCCGGCGAAGGATACGATCCCGCGGTTACCTATCGTCGGCTTTAG
- a CDS encoding cryptochrome/photolyase family protein, whose protein sequence is MRATSSKPVRNLVLVLGDQLNSNSAAFDGFDPAQDQVWMAEVAEESTHVWTHQARIAIFLSGMRHFRDALRAREWTVVYRSLDDADNVGTLAAELTRAIRQLRPQRLILVEAGEWRVARVLEGVSKLTEVPLEVRADRHFICTSDEFAAHARGRKQLRMEFFYREMRRKQGVLMEGDQPVGGAWNFDAENRESFGKKGPPNVVEPIAFPPDDITREVLTLVERTFPQHPGSLRHFDWPVTTQQARAALADFIQHRLPQFGQFQDAMWSSSESLFSDGPGRSQTFLYHSRLSAAMNLKLLDPREVISAAEREFRADRVSLASVEGFIRQILGWREYVRGIYWDRMPEYLELNALNATAPLPEFFWTANTEMRCLREVIGQTLAFGYAHHIQRLMVTGLFTLLLGVRPQRVHEWYLAVYVDAVEWVELPNTLGMSQFGDGGVMASKPYVASGKYIQRMSNYCAGCRFDPALSVGADACPFTTLYWDFLLRHEALLKKNQRMTMQLKNLARLTVADREAISQQAHRIKSSLSGS, encoded by the coding sequence ATGCGCGCCACGTCCTCGAAGCCAGTTCGCAACTTAGTGTTGGTGCTGGGGGATCAACTCAACTCAAATTCCGCGGCGTTTGACGGTTTCGATCCCGCCCAGGATCAGGTATGGATGGCGGAGGTGGCGGAGGAATCCACCCACGTGTGGACGCATCAAGCACGCATCGCGATCTTCCTCTCCGGTATGCGGCATTTTCGTGACGCCTTGCGCGCGCGCGAGTGGACTGTCGTGTATCGGTCACTCGACGATGCAGACAACGTCGGCACTCTGGCGGCCGAGTTGACGCGGGCCATCCGACAGCTGCGGCCACAACGGCTCATCCTGGTGGAGGCCGGTGAATGGCGCGTGGCACGAGTGCTGGAGGGGGTTTCCAAACTCACCGAGGTGCCGCTGGAGGTTCGCGCTGACCGGCACTTTATCTGCACGAGTGACGAGTTCGCGGCACATGCGCGGGGTCGAAAGCAGTTGCGCATGGAGTTTTTTTATCGGGAGATGCGTCGGAAGCAGGGTGTGTTGATGGAGGGCGATCAGCCGGTCGGCGGGGCCTGGAACTTCGACGCCGAGAATCGGGAGAGCTTCGGAAAGAAGGGGCCGCCGAACGTTGTTGAACCCATCGCATTCCCACCGGATGACATCACGAGGGAAGTACTTACATTGGTTGAGAGAACCTTCCCCCAGCATCCGGGCAGCCTGAGGCACTTTGATTGGCCGGTGACGACGCAGCAGGCGCGGGCGGCCTTGGCCGATTTCATTCAGCACCGGCTCCCCCAATTCGGACAGTTCCAAGACGCCATGTGGTCGAGCAGCGAAAGCCTCTTCAGCGATGGGCCCGGGCGTTCACAAACTTTTCTGTATCATTCGCGGCTGTCGGCAGCGATGAATTTGAAGCTGCTGGATCCGCGTGAAGTGATATCGGCGGCCGAGCGGGAGTTTCGTGCGGATCGTGTCTCGCTGGCGAGCGTCGAGGGCTTCATCCGTCAGATCCTTGGCTGGCGCGAGTATGTTCGCGGTATTTATTGGGATCGGATGCCGGAATACCTGGAACTCAATGCGCTCAACGCTACGGCCCCGCTGCCGGAGTTCTTCTGGACTGCCAACACCGAGATGCGGTGCTTACGCGAAGTCATTGGGCAGACCCTGGCGTTCGGCTATGCACATCATATCCAACGCCTGATGGTCACGGGGCTCTTCACCTTGCTGCTGGGGGTGCGTCCACAACGGGTTCATGAGTGGTATCTCGCCGTCTATGTGGATGCGGTGGAATGGGTCGAATTGCCCAACACCCTCGGCATGTCGCAGTTTGGCGATGGAGGAGTCATGGCGAGCAAACCATATGTCGCTAGTGGAAAGTACATCCAGCGCATGAGCAATTATTGTGCGGGATGCCGTTTCGATCCCGCGCTGAGCGTTGGGGCGGACGCGTGTCCGTTCACGACCCTGTATTGGGATTTTCTGCTGCGTCACGAGGCGTTGCTGAAGAAGAACCAACGCATGACCATGCAGCTGAAAAACCTCGCTCGACTGACCGTGGCCGACCGAGAAGCGATCTCTCAGCAGGCGCACCGGATTAAAAGTTCTTTGTCGGGCTCCTAG
- a CDS encoding DUF1259 domain-containing protein — MRPALVFTAFYCSLVLSISDLYAAQLDTNRIAALTGLNGTWIATEGVFKVSYPRNDVSVKVDNWKMPAFMGLSSWAAFHSGRKTEAMVMGDLVLFEDEVNPVMSAALANGLAVTALHNHFFQAEPPVYFMHIGGEGTIDSLANGVNAALSKMKDIRRTNPFPGKSVGSAIPERNAISATPLAEAFTATPQVKDGMVKFVFGRVARMDCGCVVGKEMGLNTWACFGGTDENAVVGGDFACQENELQPVIKSLRDSGINIVAIHHHMIHETPRYLFLHFWGRGTATNLAKAIRIARGEQTKAAAVQARSEGGFKEINVADFEKRRVKGKAPVIDVRSAEEFAKGHVTGAVNLNIHSPDFSAKAAQFDKRKPILVNCHVGSRGAIAAAELARLGFKSIFNLEGGVAAWEKAGYHPETLRNP; from the coding sequence ATGAGGCCCGCCCTAGTATTCACTGCGTTCTACTGCTCCTTGGTTTTATCAATCTCCGACCTGTATGCAGCCCAGCTCGACACCAATCGCATCGCCGCGCTCACTGGACTCAACGGCACCTGGATTGCTACCGAGGGCGTGTTCAAGGTTTCCTATCCGCGTAACGACGTCTCGGTGAAAGTGGACAACTGGAAGATGCCCGCCTTCATGGGACTCAGTTCGTGGGCCGCGTTTCATTCGGGTAGAAAAACCGAGGCGATGGTCATGGGCGATCTCGTCTTGTTCGAAGATGAAGTGAATCCCGTCATGAGTGCCGCTCTCGCAAACGGCCTCGCAGTCACCGCGCTGCACAACCACTTTTTCCAGGCCGAACCGCCGGTCTATTTCATGCACATTGGGGGCGAAGGAACGATCGACAGCCTGGCGAATGGCGTGAACGCGGCGCTGTCCAAAATGAAGGACATCCGCCGAACAAATCCGTTCCCTGGCAAATCTGTTGGTTCGGCCATACCCGAGAGGAACGCCATCAGTGCCACACCTCTCGCGGAGGCGTTCACTGCGACTCCACAGGTGAAGGATGGCATGGTGAAGTTTGTCTTTGGACGAGTCGCCCGGATGGATTGCGGATGTGTCGTCGGAAAGGAAATGGGGCTCAACACCTGGGCGTGCTTCGGCGGCACCGACGAGAACGCGGTGGTGGGTGGCGACTTCGCGTGTCAGGAGAACGAACTTCAGCCGGTGATCAAGAGCCTGCGGGATTCGGGCATCAACATCGTGGCGATTCATCATCACATGATTCACGAGACCCCTCGCTATCTATTCCTTCACTTTTGGGGCCGCGGCACCGCAACGAACTTGGCGAAAGCCATACGCATCGCACGAGGCGAACAGACCAAGGCAGCGGCGGTACAGGCCCGTTCAGAAGGCGGGTTCAAGGAGATCAACGTCGCCGACTTCGAAAAACGTCGCGTGAAGGGCAAAGCCCCGGTGATCGATGTGCGCAGCGCCGAGGAGTTCGCCAAGGGCCACGTGACCGGGGCCGTGAACCTGAACATCCACTCGCCCGACTTCTCGGCGAAAGCGGCACAGTTTGACAAGCGAAAGCCCATTCTCGTGAACTGCCATGTCGGGTCCCGCGGTGCTATCGCGGCAGCAGAGCTCGCGCGACTTGGCTTCAAAAGCATCTTCAATCTGGAAGGCGGAGTGGCGGCTTGGGAGAAGGCCGGGTACCATCCAGAGACCCTAAGGAACCCTTAG